A window of the Verminephrobacter eiseniae EF01-2 genome harbors these coding sequences:
- a CDS encoding alpha/beta fold hydrolase has product MIEPRLHRVLCPGPASPATPATSGTDAPAPAGMHRMAYWEWRGWGAWNDTGHPAHSRVVVCVHGLARQGRDFDSLARALSPHARVICPDVAGRGQSDWLADPMAYQIPQYASDMLALLAQLQQSGPISTLDWVGTSMGGLIGLVIAGQPGLPLPVPVRRLVLNDVGPVIQWQALQRIAQYLGRWGQFDSLQQAADALWSVSSSFGPHTPAQWLELSRAMVRPLPQGGLALHYDPAIAVPFRSAYSTPESVTAGEAALWRLYDQITARTLLLRGVQSDLLAPATAQAMAGRGPRAHVVEFEGVGHAPMLMAADQLAAVTQFLLAQ; this is encoded by the coding sequence ATGATCGAACCCAGGCTCCATCGCGTACTGTGCCCCGGCCCTGCGTCGCCGGCCACCCCGGCCACATCCGGCACCGATGCGCCCGCCCCGGCAGGCATGCACCGCATGGCCTATTGGGAGTGGCGCGGGTGGGGAGCGTGGAATGACACCGGCCACCCGGCCCATTCCCGGGTGGTGGTGTGCGTGCATGGCCTGGCGCGCCAGGGGCGGGATTTCGACAGCCTGGCCCGCGCCCTCAGCCCGCATGCGCGCGTGATTTGCCCCGACGTGGCCGGGCGCGGCCAAAGCGACTGGCTGGCCGACCCGATGGCCTACCAGATCCCGCAGTACGCCAGCGACATGCTGGCCCTGCTGGCGCAACTGCAGCAAAGCGGCCCGATCAGCACGCTGGACTGGGTGGGCACCAGCATGGGGGGGCTGATCGGCCTGGTCATCGCCGGCCAGCCGGGGCTGCCGTTGCCGGTGCCGGTGCGCCGACTGGTGCTCAACGATGTAGGCCCGGTGATTCAGTGGCAGGCATTGCAGCGCATTGCACAGTACCTGGGCCGGTGGGGGCAGTTCGATTCGTTGCAGCAGGCCGCCGACGCGCTGTGGAGCGTTTCCAGCAGTTTCGGGCCGCACACGCCCGCGCAGTGGCTGGAGCTGTCGCGCGCCATGGTGCGGCCCCTGCCGCAAGGCGGGTTGGCACTGCACTACGACCCGGCGATTGCCGTGCCATTCAGGTCCGCGTACTCCACGCCAGAGTCTGTCACTGCGGGCGAGGCCGCCCTGTGGCGCTTGTACGATCAGATCACGGCCCGCACGCTGCTGCTGCGCGGCGTGCAGTCCGACCTGCTCGCGCCAGCGACGGCGCAGGCGATGGCCGGGCGCGGACCCCGGGCGCATGTCGTCGAGTTCGAAGGCGTGGGGCATGCCCCCATGCTGATGGCGGCCGATCAACTCGCCGCCGTCACGCAGTTCCTGCTGGCGCAATGA
- a CDS encoding RelA/SpoT family protein, whose product MKIHPPTQPPALSDAAAQLIAATAPHPLPEPAHALAHARAFAEPLLAGASLDSGENTLAHADAVAAILKGIGGSEAMQAASYLVQACIHLNKPEELITKTFGANFATLALETTQLMRVQRQARAAQPVDDPALQTENVRKMLLAFSRDLRVVLLHLASRLQTLRFHAASKRPVSPGLVRESLQVFAPLANRLGIWQMKWELEDLCLRFLEPDVYKQVARLLDEKRGERELCIEQLRARLEAELRARSISASVQGRPKHIYSIVRKMRGKALNFDQVFDIRALRVVVPTVKDCYAALSWVHQQFKPIEQEFDDYIARPKPNGYQSLHTVVRDDNGKPIEIQLRTQAMHRHAEHGMAAHWVYKEAGSKGYAGVSASSAYDAKIAVLRQLLAWERDLSGALPQRALFEDRIYVLTPDAAVVELPQGATPVDFAYAVHTSVGHRCRGARVDGAIVPLNTALQNGQTVEISTVKEGRPSRDWLNAELGYLVSYRAKAKVRAWFNAQATHETMARGREAVEKLLQREGKTALKLDDLAAQLGFKSADALFEVVGKDEFSLRSIEAVLRPPEPAPPPSTQLLHKKTRSHDPPRKDGVLVVGIESLLTELAKCCRPAPPDAIVGFVTRGKGVSVHRADCSNLREMAARSIERVIDVEWGQPRPAVSAAVYPVNVAVQAADRQGLLRDISEVFAREKTNVIGVQTRSVKGTAWMTFTVEVTDAIRLNKVLGIVADVPGVRSARRP is encoded by the coding sequence ATGAAAATCCACCCGCCAACCCAGCCCCCAGCCCTGTCCGACGCTGCGGCGCAGCTCATCGCCGCCACCGCACCACACCCGTTGCCCGAGCCAGCGCATGCGCTGGCGCACGCGCGCGCCTTTGCCGAGCCGCTGCTGGCCGGCGCAAGCCTGGACTCCGGCGAGAACACCTTGGCCCACGCCGACGCCGTGGCCGCCATCCTCAAAGGCATTGGCGGCTCCGAGGCGATGCAGGCCGCCAGCTACCTGGTGCAAGCCTGCATCCACCTGAACAAACCCGAAGAACTGATCACCAAGACCTTTGGCGCCAACTTTGCCACGCTGGCGCTGGAGACCACCCAACTCATGCGCGTGCAGCGGCAAGCGCGCGCGGCGCAGCCGGTCGACGACCCTGCGCTACAGACCGAGAACGTGCGCAAGATGCTGCTGGCCTTCTCGCGCGACCTGCGCGTGGTGCTGCTGCACCTGGCCTCGCGCTTGCAGACGCTGCGCTTTCATGCGGCCAGCAAACGCCCCGTCTCACCCGGCCTGGTGCGCGAATCGCTGCAGGTATTTGCGCCGCTGGCCAACCGCCTGGGCATCTGGCAGATGAAATGGGAGTTGGAAGACCTGTGCCTGCGCTTTCTCGAACCCGATGTCTACAAGCAGGTGGCCCGCCTGCTCGACGAAAAGCGCGGCGAACGCGAACTGTGCATAGAGCAGTTGCGCGCCCGGCTCGAAGCCGAGTTGCGCGCGCGCAGCATCAGCGCCAGCGTGCAGGGGCGCCCCAAGCATATCTACAGCATCGTCAGAAAGATGCGCGGCAAGGCGCTGAACTTCGACCAGGTGTTCGACATCCGCGCGCTGCGCGTGGTGGTGCCCACGGTCAAGGACTGCTACGCCGCGCTGAGTTGGGTGCACCAGCAGTTCAAGCCCATCGAGCAAGAATTCGACGACTACATCGCCCGGCCCAAGCCCAACGGCTATCAGTCGCTGCACACCGTCGTGCGCGACGACAACGGCAAGCCGATCGAGATCCAGCTCCGCACCCAGGCCATGCACCGACATGCCGAGCATGGCATGGCCGCGCACTGGGTCTACAAGGAGGCCGGCAGCAAAGGTTACGCCGGCGTGTCTGCCAGCAGCGCCTATGACGCCAAGATTGCCGTGCTGCGCCAACTGCTGGCCTGGGAGCGTGACCTGTCAGGCGCCCTGCCCCAGCGGGCCCTGTTCGAAGACCGCATCTACGTGCTGACGCCCGATGCCGCCGTGGTGGAACTGCCCCAGGGCGCGACGCCGGTCGACTTTGCCTATGCCGTGCACACCAGCGTCGGGCACCGCTGCCGGGGCGCGCGCGTGGACGGCGCCATCGTGCCGCTGAACACGGCGTTGCAAAACGGGCAGACGGTGGAGATCTCCACCGTCAAGGAAGGCCGCCCCTCGCGCGACTGGCTCAACGCCGAGTTGGGCTACCTGGTCAGCTACCGCGCCAAGGCCAAGGTGCGCGCCTGGTTCAACGCCCAGGCCACGCACGAAACCATGGCCCGGGGCCGCGAAGCGGTAGAAAAACTGTTGCAGCGTGAGGGCAAGACCGCCCTCAAGCTCGACGACCTGGCCGCACAGTTGGGCTTCAAATCGGCCGACGCGCTGTTCGAGGTGGTGGGCAAGGACGAGTTCTCGCTGCGCAGCATCGAGGCCGTGCTGCGCCCGCCCGAACCCGCCCCGCCACCGAGCACGCAGTTGCTGCACAAAAAGACGCGCAGCCACGACCCGCCGCGCAAAGACGGCGTGCTGGTGGTGGGCATCGAATCGCTGCTGACCGAACTGGCCAAATGCTGCCGCCCCGCGCCGCCCGACGCCATCGTCGGCTTCGTCACACGCGGCAAGGGGGTCAGCGTGCACCGCGCCGATTGCAGCAACCTGCGCGAGATGGCCGCGCGCAGCATCGAGCGCGTGATCGATGTCGAGTGGGGCCAGCCCCGGCCAGCCGTATCGGCCGCCGTCTACCCGGTCAACGTCGCGGTGCAGGCCGCCGACCGCCAGGGCCTGCTGCGCGACATCTCGGAAGTCTTCGCGCGCGAAAAGACCAATGTGATCGGCGTGCAGACCCGCTCGGTCAAAGGCACGGCATGGATGACCTTTACCGTGGAGGTCACCGACGCCATCCGCCTGAACAAGGTGCTGGGCATCGTGGCCGACGTGCCGGGCGTGCGCTCGGCGCGCCGCCCCTGA
- a CDS encoding MurR/RpiR family transcriptional regulator encodes MNPPHTPPASVEQFLQCISQEYEGLSKQLKAISRHVEAHRDHLGLQGIQSVAEQCGVQPSAMVRFAKHFGFSGFSEMQRLFREGLAEQIAPGRAYNLRLRDVIEAGSTSLQSPQIADEFIKGSIAGMQQLRQELDQQAFARAVELLADTQAIWIAGSRRSFPVAVYLDYALQHTEKRIGLLNALGSMQQGQIRSVRAGDVLIAISFNPYAEETLQVAQQATQRGARVIAITDSRMGPLARTAEATLIVQDSATFGFRALTATMGLAQSLFVALAYRLEISSQPTSTGRHRGALRAVAQLPPLLKAANS; translated from the coding sequence ATGAATCCACCCCATACACCACCCGCATCCGTCGAGCAGTTCCTGCAATGCATCTCGCAGGAATACGAGGGCCTGAGCAAACAGCTCAAGGCTATCTCGCGCCATGTCGAGGCCCACCGCGACCACCTGGGGCTGCAGGGCATACAGTCGGTGGCCGAGCAATGCGGTGTGCAGCCGTCGGCGATGGTGCGCTTTGCCAAGCATTTCGGTTTTTCGGGTTTTTCGGAGATGCAGCGGCTGTTTCGCGAAGGGCTGGCCGAGCAGATCGCGCCGGGGCGCGCTTACAACCTGCGCTTGCGCGACGTGATCGAGGCTGGCTCGACCAGCCTGCAGTCGCCGCAGATCGCCGATGAGTTCATCAAAGGCAGCATCGCCGGGATGCAGCAGTTGCGCCAGGAGTTGGACCAGCAGGCCTTCGCCCGCGCCGTGGAACTGCTGGCGGACACGCAGGCGATCTGGATCGCCGGCTCGCGCCGCTCTTTTCCGGTGGCGGTGTACCTGGACTACGCCTTGCAGCACACCGAAAAGCGCATCGGCCTGCTCAATGCGCTGGGCAGCATGCAGCAGGGGCAGATACGCTCGGTGCGCGCCGGCGATGTGCTGATCGCGATCTCGTTCAACCCCTACGCCGAAGAAACCCTGCAGGTGGCGCAGCAGGCCACGCAGCGCGGCGCGCGGGTGATCGCCATCACCGACAGCCGCATGGGCCCGCTGGCGCGCACGGCCGAGGCGACGCTGATCGTGCAAGACAGCGCCACCTTCGGTTTTCGCGCCCTCACGGCCACCATGGGTCTGGCGCAAAGCCTGTTCGTTGCGCTGGCCTACCGGCTGGAAATTTCCTCCCAGCCCACCAGCACCGGGCGCCACAGAGGCGCGCTCAGGGCCGTCGCACAGTTGCCGCCGTTGCTCAAGGCGGCCAATTCATGA
- the hpnC gene encoding squalene synthase HpnC gives MPGAATAAPVTHYENFPVASLLCPAPLRQPIAAIYAFARTADDIADEGDAPAASRLADLAAYQADLQAIARDLPPSPRWPGVFVPLRAWLRSRHLPLPLLADLLSAFVQDVEKTRDGAGYADRAELLDYCRRSANPVGRLLLHLYRVTDARSLQESDAICTALQLTNFWQDLSLDIPRGRYYLPRADCAAHGVSPAQLLALHGTPQSARLIADCIDWARACMHGGAPLVHRLPGRAGWELRLVVQGGLRILDKLDALQGRNLRIRPRLHARDWWGMIGRALVM, from the coding sequence ATGCCCGGCGCCGCCACGGCCGCGCCGGTGACGCATTACGAGAATTTCCCGGTGGCGTCGCTGCTCTGCCCGGCGCCGTTGCGCCAGCCGATTGCCGCCATCTATGCCTTTGCGCGCACCGCCGACGACATCGCCGACGAGGGCGACGCCCCCGCTGCCAGCCGTCTGGCGGACTTGGCCGCCTACCAGGCCGACCTGCAGGCCATTGCGCGGGATCTGCCGCCCTCGCCCCGATGGCCCGGGGTGTTCGTGCCGCTGCGCGCCTGGCTGCGCAGCCGGCATTTGCCGCTGCCGCTGCTGGCCGACCTGCTGAGCGCCTTTGTCCAAGATGTGGAGAAAACCCGGGATGGCGCAGGCTATGCCGACCGCGCCGAACTGCTGGACTATTGCCGCCGCTCCGCCAACCCCGTGGGCCGCCTGTTATTGCACCTGTATCGCGTGACGGACGCCCGGTCGCTGCAAGAAAGCGACGCCATCTGCACCGCCTTGCAACTGACCAACTTCTGGCAAGACCTGAGCCTGGACATCCCGCGCGGGCGCTACTACCTGCCGCGCGCCGATTGCGCCGCGCATGGCGTCAGCCCGGCGCAGCTACTGGCGCTGCATGGCACCCCGCAGAGCGCCCGCCTGATCGCTGACTGCATCGACTGGGCCCGCGCCTGCATGCACGGCGGCGCCCCGCTGGTGCACCGCCTGCCCGGCCGCGCAGGCTGGGAACTGCGCCTGGTCGTGCAAGGCGGCCTGCGCATTCTCGACAAGCTCGACGCGCTCCAGGGCCGCAACCTGCGCATTCGCCCCCGGCTGCATGCCCGGGACTGGTGGGGCATGATCGGCCGCGCGTTGGTGATGTGA
- the tig gene encoding trigger factor, which produces MAVTVETLDKLERKMTLSLPVTLIQSEVDMRLRRMARTVKMDGFRPGKVPMAVVARRYGDAVQYEVLTNKVGEAFTVAANEANLRVAGRPRITETQGTAEGHVTFDAIFEVFPEVRIADLANVEIEKLSTEVTEASIDKTLQGLRKQRRSFAQRAHDAPAQDGDGVTVDFEGKIDGEPFANGKAENFRFVIGEGPMPKEFEDAVRGMKSGESKTFPLAFPTQYHGQEVAGKTADFLVTVKKIESAHLPEVGEALARSLGSADGSIEGLRADIRKTLEREIRSHLRARNRRAVMNALLANADLELPKASVQDEIARLKANAYADLKQRGVKDPERLEIPEDKVRPTAERNVRLRLIFSEMVRAHGLRAKPEQVRAYVEELAASYEKPAEMVRGYYGDRRRMLEIESSVSEDNVTEFVFARAKVVARTISVDELLNPKDPKD; this is translated from the coding sequence ATGGCCGTTACTGTTGAAACCCTTGACAAGCTCGAGCGCAAGATGACGCTGAGCCTGCCCGTCACCCTGATCCAGTCCGAAGTCGACATGCGCCTGCGGCGCATGGCACGCACGGTCAAGATGGATGGCTTTCGTCCGGGCAAGGTGCCGATGGCCGTGGTCGCCCGGCGCTATGGCGACGCGGTGCAGTACGAAGTGCTCACCAACAAGGTCGGCGAAGCCTTTACCGTGGCGGCCAACGAGGCCAATCTGCGCGTCGCCGGCCGGCCGCGCATCACCGAGACGCAAGGCACTGCCGAAGGCCATGTCACGTTTGACGCCATCTTCGAGGTGTTCCCTGAAGTCAGGATTGCCGATCTGGCCAATGTCGAAATCGAAAAGCTGTCTACCGAAGTGACCGAAGCCTCCATCGACAAGACGCTGCAGGGGCTGCGCAAGCAGCGCCGCAGCTTTGCGCAGCGCGCCCATGATGCGCCGGCGCAAGATGGCGACGGCGTGACGGTCGACTTCGAGGGCAAGATCGATGGCGAGCCGTTTGCCAATGGCAAGGCGGAGAACTTCCGTTTCGTGATCGGCGAAGGCCCGATGCCCAAGGAATTCGAGGACGCCGTGCGCGGCATGAAGTCGGGCGAGAGCAAGACCTTTCCGCTGGCATTCCCGACCCAATACCATGGCCAGGAGGTGGCCGGCAAGACGGCGGACTTCCTGGTGACGGTCAAGAAGATCGAATCCGCCCACCTGCCCGAAGTGGGCGAGGCCCTGGCCAGGTCGCTCGGTAGCGCCGACGGTTCCATCGAGGGCCTGCGCGCTGACATCAGGAAGACCCTGGAGCGCGAAATCAGATCCCACCTGCGCGCGCGCAACAGGCGGGCCGTAATGAACGCCCTGCTCGCCAACGCCGATCTGGAACTGCCCAAGGCCAGCGTGCAGGACGAAATCGCCCGCCTGAAGGCCAACGCCTACGCCGACCTCAAGCAAAGAGGCGTCAAGGACCCCGAAAGGCTCGAGATTCCCGAAGACAAGGTGCGGCCCACGGCCGAGCGCAATGTGCGCCTGCGACTGATCTTTTCGGAAATGGTGCGCGCCCATGGACTGCGGGCCAAGCCCGAGCAGGTCAGGGCCTATGTCGAGGAATTGGCGGCCAGCTACGAAAAGCCCGCCGAGATGGTGCGCGGGTACTACGGCGACCGTCGGCGGATGCTCGAAATCGAATCCTCCGTGAGCGAGGACAACGTGACCGAATTCGTTTTCGCCCGGGCCAAAGTGGTCGCAAGGACCATCTCGGTCGACGAGTTGCTCAATCCAAAGGATCCAAAGGACTGA
- the clpP gene encoding ATP-dependent Clp endopeptidase proteolytic subunit ClpP, whose translation MNALETQGLGMIPMVIEQSGRGERSYDIYSRLLKERVIFLVGPVNDQTANLVVAQLLFLESENPDKDISFYINSPGGSVSAGMAIFDTMNFIKPDVSTLCTGMAASMGAFLLAAGAKGKRFALPNSKVMIHQPLGGMQGQATEIEIHAREILKTREQLNKILAERTGQPLEKIQRDTERDYFLSADESREYGLVDQVIHRRS comes from the coding sequence ATGAATGCATTGGAAACACAGGGCCTGGGGATGATCCCCATGGTCATCGAGCAGTCGGGCCGTGGCGAGCGGTCCTACGACATCTACTCGCGCCTGCTCAAGGAGCGCGTGATTTTTCTGGTCGGACCGGTCAATGACCAGACCGCCAACCTGGTGGTGGCGCAGTTGCTGTTTCTCGAAAGCGAGAACCCGGACAAGGACATCTCGTTTTACATCAACTCCCCGGGCGGCTCGGTGAGCGCGGGCATGGCGATCTTCGACACCATGAATTTCATCAAGCCCGATGTCTCGACCCTGTGCACCGGCATGGCGGCCAGCATGGGCGCCTTCCTGCTGGCGGCCGGGGCCAAGGGCAAGCGTTTTGCACTGCCCAACTCCAAGGTCATGATCCACCAGCCCCTGGGCGGCATGCAGGGCCAGGCGACCGAGATCGAGATCCACGCGCGCGAAATCCTCAAGACCCGCGAGCAGCTCAACAAGATACTGGCCGAGCGCACCGGCCAGCCGCTGGAGAAGATCCAGCGCGACACCGAGCGCGACTATTTCCTGTCGGCCGACGAGTCGCGGGAATACGGTCTGGTCGATCAGGTGATCCACCGACGATCCTGA